In the genome of Selenomonadales bacterium, the window TTGTTGGAAAATGAGCCGATCACGATCGAGGAGCTGGGCGGTCAGCTATATGTGAAGCTTGCCGATCGTCCCGATGTGCCTGTTATCCTCCGCGCAGACAGAAGTGTCGAGCATGGTCATGTAGTCGAGGTCATGGATGAGCTGAAAGCGATCGGCGTGACGAAGCTTTCTATCGCGGCGGAAGCGAAAAGGCGGTGAGCGGTGTGCGCCTGAGTTTGAAAGAGATGATACCCGAAGAATGGGTGTTGCCGATACGGATATCGGTCGGATTCCATGTGGTGGCAGTCATGTTCGTCGGATATCTGACGTACGGCATGATGGAATATCATGCCCCGAAAGAAGACCTGATCGAGATCGATATGTCGATGGTAGAGCCGCAGAGAGCACGTGCAGAAGTACCGCAGCTGCCGACGAAAGAACCTGCGCCTAAAGCAGAACCTATACAGCCGAAGGCGGCAAGCACGCCGCAGGCCGCGCCTAAGGCAGCACCTGCGCAGGCGGCAGTCAGCTCCGTGCCGACAACGGCAGACGGCTGGATGAAGTCCTCGGGCACTTCGAGTGCTTCGTCCTCTGCACCGAGCACCTCGGGCACTGCGGTCGGTGCGAGCATAGGTGTTCCGAGTGGTGAAGCAGTCGGCGGTGAGACCGAAGGCAACGCGATCGGCAGATTCTTGGCTCGCGTCGAGAGCCGCAAGGAATATCCGTTTATGGCGGTGCGACGTAATTTGACAGGTGTGGTAACGGTCGGTGTAGCGATCGATAAGAACGGCAATCTGATCGAGTTGTATGTCGTACGATCGTCGGGTGCGAAAATACTGGATGAAGCAGGATTGAAAGCGGTACAGAAGAGCTGTCCGTTCCCACATGATGTGGGTAGAATGCTTCGTATGAATATCCCGATCTCGTTTTATCTGAAGTAAGCAAGACAAATGGTTGGGATAAGGATACAGGGAGTGAACGAAGTGGAAGTGATTCAGTTGAAAAAGAGGAAGTCGTCGATGCCCGAGCATCGCTGTTGTCATTGTCGGCGACTATTGTTTTACGGAGAAGTAAAACGAATAGAGATCAAATGTCCGAAGTGTGGACGGATACTGGAATTGACAGATGAGAATAAGACATAAGTGAGGTTTTAGTATGAGCAGTATGATGAAAATGGTCATTGCAGTTCTTGCGGTCTGTGCGGTGATCGGAATATTCTTCTGGCAGGGCG includes:
- a CDS encoding energy transducer TonB, which encodes MRLSLKEMIPEEWVLPIRISVGFHVVAVMFVGYLTYGMMEYHAPKEDLIEIDMSMVEPQRARAEVPQLPTKEPAPKAEPIQPKAASTPQAAPKAAPAQAAVSSVPTTADGWMKSSGTSSASSSAPSTSGTAVGASIGVPSGEAVGGETEGNAIGRFLARVESRKEYPFMAVRRNLTGVVTVGVAIDKNGNLIELYVVRSSGAKILDEAGLKAVQKSCPFPHDVGRMLRMNIPISFYLK
- a CDS encoding Com family DNA-binding transcriptional regulator; translated protein: MEVIQLKKRKSSMPEHRCCHCRRLLFYGEVKRIEIKCPKCGRILELTDENKT